The following proteins are encoded in a genomic region of bacterium:
- a CDS encoding prenyltransferase/squalene oxidase repeat-containing protein gives MDVIQIQRLIKQHIWGPVGSVIFHVIIVSMLLIFASAPPPEPPPEVEVNMMETKADVLEEVMKTEIEKVETPPVQEDVTVERPDVATVSTMDVPSDAPGSGAGDSAGAGIGSGDPSLSAGFEVAMAKSPLVMKGLYSARTSGGRKGALSAFGGSRRGEDTVMRALRWFKAKQDADGSWSKTDKSPIAFTGLALLAFLAHGETPSSPEFGQTVEKAMKYLVSKQNAKGMIGAAGYEHAIGAYALSEGFGLTKIMALKEAMDKSIDIIIEGQQDQGGYDYVYKKGPRWDLSVAGWQFQALKAARMAGCSHPKLEDAIKKGMTFIQDIAYDPRAGGFGYANEKGGPGAGSTPSMTSAGILCLQLMGKPNVPQVRTGLKFIEELPVEWAAAQVEPEKAGKGGAQKVYTWYYATQAKFQKGGKDWESWNPRFTKALVQGQIVEGPLGHWEGGDHGGPVYTTALCCLMLEVYYRYLPTFKHVEGEKETAPAAKSDDVVVDVI, from the coding sequence ATGGATGTCATTCAAATACAGCGGCTGATCAAGCAGCATATCTGGGGTCCGGTCGGATCCGTTATTTTTCACGTGATCATCGTGTCGATGCTCCTGATTTTTGCCTCAGCCCCGCCCCCCGAGCCGCCCCCGGAAGTCGAAGTCAACATGATGGAGACCAAGGCGGATGTGCTTGAAGAGGTGATGAAGACCGAGATTGAAAAGGTGGAAACGCCGCCGGTTCAGGAGGATGTCACCGTGGAACGTCCGGATGTGGCGACGGTGAGCACCATGGATGTTCCCTCGGATGCGCCGGGTTCGGGCGCCGGGGATTCCGCCGGGGCCGGAATCGGCAGTGGCGATCCGAGTCTGTCGGCCGGGTTCGAAGTGGCCATGGCGAAAAGTCCCCTGGTGATGAAGGGCTTATATTCTGCACGGACGTCGGGCGGGCGCAAAGGCGCCTTGAGCGCCTTTGGCGGATCCCGCCGCGGGGAAGACACCGTGATGCGCGCCTTGCGCTGGTTCAAGGCCAAGCAGGACGCCGATGGCTCCTGGTCCAAAACGGATAAGAGCCCGATTGCCTTTACCGGATTGGCCTTGTTGGCCTTTCTCGCTCATGGCGAAACCCCTTCCTCCCCGGAATTTGGCCAGACGGTCGAAAAGGCCATGAAGTATCTCGTGTCCAAGCAAAATGCCAAAGGGATGATCGGGGCCGCCGGGTATGAACATGCGATTGGGGCTTACGCGCTCAGTGAGGGATTTGGTCTGACCAAGATCATGGCCCTCAAGGAAGCCATGGACAAGAGTATCGACATTATTATTGAGGGGCAGCAGGACCAAGGTGGCTATGATTATGTTTATAAAAAAGGGCCACGTTGGGATTTGTCGGTCGCGGGCTGGCAGTTCCAGGCGCTGAAAGCGGCCCGCATGGCCGGGTGCAGCCATCCGAAGCTTGAGGATGCCATCAAAAAAGGTATGACGTTCATCCAGGACATCGCCTATGACCCCCGGGCGGGCGGCTTCGGCTATGCCAATGAGAAGGGGGGCCCCGGAGCAGGCTCCACCCCCAGTATGACATCGGCAGGGATCTTATGTTTGCAGTTGATGGGTAAACCCAATGTCCCCCAAGTGCGGACCGGATTGAAATTTATCGAAGAGCTGCCCGTTGAATGGGCCGCCGCCCAGGTGGAGCCTGAAAAAGCGGGCAAGGGGGGAGCCCAGAAAGTGTATACCTGGTACTATGCCACCCAGGCGAAGTTCCAGAAGGGTGGCAAGGACTGGGAGTCCTGGAACCCGCGCTTCACCAAGGCGCTCGTTCAGGGCCAGATTGTGGAAGGGCCGCTGGGCCATTGGGAGGGCGGGGACCATGGCGGTCCGGTCTATACCACCGCGCTCTGCTGTCTGATGCTGGAAGTTTATTATCGCTATCTGCCGACCTTCAAGCACGTCGAGGGCGAAAAGGAAACGGCGCCTGCCGCCAAGTCGGATGATGTTGTGGTGGACGTGATTTGA
- a CDS encoding prenyltransferase/squalene oxidase repeat-containing protein produces MDIIQIQRVIKQHIWGPVGSVIFHVIIVSMLLIFASAPPPEPPPEVEVNMMETKADVLEEVMKTEIEKVETPPVQEDVTVERPDVATVSTMDVPSDAPGSGAGDSAGAGIGSGDPSLSAGFEVAMAKSPLVMKGLYSARTSGGRKGALSAFGGSRRGEDTVMRALRWFKAKQDADGSWAKADKTSALAMSGLALLAFLAHGETPSSPEFGQTVEKAMKYVVSKQQPNGLFSGNSYEHAICTYAISEGFGLTKIMALKEAMDKGINIIIEGQQPGGGYDYGYKKGTRWDLSVAGWQFQALKAARMAGCSHPKLEDAIKLGMTFIQETAYDPRQGGFGYANEKGGPGAGSKPSMTAAGTLCLQLMGKPNVPQVRTALKLMEEMPVEWAPQVEPKDNEKKAERGKQEVYTWYYATQAKFQKGGKDWESWNPRFTKALVQGQIVEGPLGHWEGGDWGGPVYTTALCCLMLEVYYRYLPTFKHVEGEKETAPAAKSDDVVVDVI; encoded by the coding sequence ATGGATATAATTCAAATACAGAGAGTGATCAAGCAGCATATCTGGGGTCCGGTCGGATCCGTTATTTTTCACGTGATCATCGTGTCGATGCTCCTGATTTTTGCCTCAGCCCCGCCCCCCGAGCCGCCCCCGGAAGTCGAAGTCAACATGATGGAGACCAAGGCGGATGTGCTTGAAGAGGTGATGAAGACCGAGATTGAAAAGGTGGAAACGCCGCCGGTTCAGGAGGATGTCACCGTGGAACGTCCGGATGTGGCGACGGTGAGCACCATGGATGTTCCCTCGGATGCGCCGGGTTCGGGCGCCGGGGATTCCGCCGGGGCCGGAATCGGCAGTGGCGATCCGAGTCTGTCGGCCGGGTTCGAAGTGGCCATGGCGAAAAGTCCCCTGGTGATGAAGGGCTTATATTCTGCACGGACGTCGGGCGGGCGCAAAGGCGCCTTGAGCGCCTTTGGCGGATCCCGCCGCGGGGAAGACACCGTGATGCGCGCCTTGCGCTGGTTCAAGGCCAAGCAGGATGCGGATGGCTCATGGGCCAAAGCCGATAAGACGTCTGCACTGGCGATGTCCGGTCTTGCGTTGCTGGCCTTTCTGGCCCATGGGGAAACCCCCTCCTCCCCCGAGTTCGGTCAGACGGTTGAAAAAGCCATGAAGTATGTCGTGTCCAAGCAACAGCCCAACGGGTTATTCAGCGGGAATAGTTATGAGCATGCGATTTGCACCTACGCGATCAGTGAGGGCTTCGGCTTAACGAAGATCATGGCCCTCAAGGAGGCCATGGACAAGGGCATCAATATTATCATCGAAGGGCAGCAACCGGGAGGGGGCTATGACTATGGCTATAAAAAAGGGACACGGTGGGATTTATCCGTCGCTGGCTGGCAGTTTCAAGCGCTGAAGGCGGCTCGAATGGCCGGTTGCAGTCACCCCAAACTGGAAGACGCTATCAAATTAGGTATGACGTTTATTCAGGAGACTGCCTATGATCCCCGGCAGGGTGGCTTCGGCTATGCCAACGAGAAAGGCGGTCCAGGCGCAGGCTCCAAACCCAGTATGACCGCGGCAGGCACCTTGTGCCTGCAGTTAATGGGGAAACCCAATGTGCCACAGGTGCGGACCGCTTTGAAGTTGATGGAAGAGATGCCGGTGGAATGGGCTCCGCAGGTTGAGCCTAAGGATAACGAGAAGAAGGCGGAGCGGGGCAAACAGGAGGTGTATACCTGGTACTATGCCACCCAGGCCAAGTTCCAGAAGGGCGGCAAGGACTGGGAGTCCTGGAACCCGCGCTTCACCAAGGCGCTCGTTCAGGGCCAGATCGTGGAAGGGCCGCTGGGCCATTGGGAGGGCGGCGACTGGGGTGGGCCGGTCTACACCACCGCGCTCTGTTGCCTGATGCTGGAAGTCTATTATCGCTATCTGCCGACGTTCAAGCATGTCGAGGGAGAAAAAGAGACGGCGCCTGCCGCCAAGTCGGATGATGTTGTGGTGGATGTGATTTGA
- the mutL gene encoding DNA mismatch repair endonuclease MutL, whose product MSEGGHIRLLPTDVANKIAAGEVVERPASILKEILENAIDAGASQIDVEVVSGGTRLVSVADNGSGMNRDDALLSIERHATSKIYTAADIEHIHTLGFRGEALAAISSVARFRLQTRRHDDLAGTELVVTGGKLLDVKEAGGPPGTLIEVRDLFFNIPVRRKFLRSPQTETVHVRQMFLLQALAWPAVGMSLTLDGRRSLALAAGATPEERIRELFGKEIVAKLCAIEKTAGEIRLTGFVSLPELTRGDRTEQYVFVNGRPATAPVVSYAINEAFHSLIADGRHPYVFLYLHLDPELVDVNVHPTKKEVRFRNPSEVRDAIIGTIRSALSGAGSAFVAGQTPAFEAPVAHEQQVVLPSLTIEDLPPSRIFSYPRMAPPEPRPPELRPGEGVAAGAVAGPAAPPSAKGPWTWCRVIGQIGGLYVLLETEDGYVVMDPHAAHERVLFEEILQSLEQGRVESQGLLPPVTVELQPRDAMYVRKNLELIKKMGAGVSEFGGDTFVVDALPQGMDGLNIQELLIDMARHLETLGERGSHTRWREEAIAQAACKAAVKARDHLSLREVEELVVALASAEMPYTCPHGRPTLIYTSFKELARKFGRE is encoded by the coding sequence ATGAGCGAGGGTGGGCACATACGATTGCTTCCGACCGATGTCGCGAATAAAATCGCGGCCGGCGAAGTGGTCGAACGCCCCGCCTCGATCCTCAAGGAAATCCTCGAGAATGCCATTGATGCCGGGGCCTCGCAGATTGATGTGGAGGTCGTTTCCGGTGGAACCCGCCTGGTCTCCGTCGCCGATAACGGCTCCGGCATGAATCGCGATGATGCCCTGCTGTCGATCGAACGGCATGCCACCAGCAAGATCTATACCGCGGCGGATATCGAACATATCCATACGCTGGGTTTCCGTGGCGAGGCGTTGGCCGCCATCTCCTCCGTCGCCCGCTTCCGCCTCCAGACCCGCCGGCATGATGACCTGGCCGGAACCGAATTGGTTGTGACCGGAGGCAAACTGCTGGATGTGAAGGAGGCCGGCGGCCCGCCGGGGACCCTCATCGAAGTTCGCGATCTGTTTTTTAATATTCCTGTCCGCCGCAAATTCCTGCGTTCGCCCCAGACCGAAACCGTGCATGTGCGGCAGATGTTTCTGCTGCAGGCCCTGGCTTGGCCGGCGGTGGGGATGAGTTTGACCCTGGATGGCCGGCGCTCTTTGGCGCTGGCCGCCGGCGCCACGCCGGAGGAGCGGATCCGGGAACTGTTCGGCAAGGAGATCGTGGCGAAATTATGCGCGATCGAAAAAACGGCCGGCGAGATCAGGTTGACGGGATTTGTGAGCCTGCCGGAGTTGACGCGGGGCGACCGGACCGAGCAGTACGTCTTTGTGAATGGCCGTCCGGCCACCGCCCCGGTGGTCAGTTATGCCATCAACGAGGCCTTTCACTCCCTGATTGCCGACGGGCGGCATCCGTATGTCTTTCTGTATCTCCACCTCGATCCCGAGCTGGTGGATGTGAATGTGCACCCGACCAAGAAGGAGGTCCGCTTCCGGAACCCCTCCGAGGTGCGCGATGCCATTATCGGGACCATCCGCTCGGCCTTGTCCGGGGCCGGTTCGGCCTTTGTCGCAGGACAGACCCCTGCCTTTGAGGCCCCGGTGGCCCATGAACAACAGGTGGTATTGCCCAGCCTGACCATTGAGGATCTGCCGCCCTCACGCATCTTTTCCTATCCCCGGATGGCCCCCCCCGAGCCGCGTCCTCCCGAACTGCGTCCCGGTGAAGGAGTGGCCGCAGGGGCGGTAGCGGGCCCGGCGGCACCCCCTTCAGCGAAGGGACCCTGGACCTGGTGCCGCGTGATCGGCCAGATTGGCGGACTCTATGTCCTGCTTGAGACCGAGGATGGGTATGTGGTGATGGATCCCCATGCCGCCCATGAGCGGGTCTTGTTTGAGGAGATCCTTCAGTCATTGGAACAGGGGCGGGTCGAAAGCCAGGGCCTGCTTCCGCCGGTGACGGTGGAACTCCAGCCACGGGATGCGATGTATGTGCGCAAGAATCTCGAGTTGATCAAGAAAATGGGAGCGGGCGTTTCGGAATTCGGGGGCGATACGTTCGTGGTGGATGCCCTGCCGCAGGGGATGGATGGCCTGAATATCCAGGAGCTGTTGATTGATATGGCCCGGCACCTGGAAACGCTGGGCGAGCGGGGCAGTCATACCCGGTGGCGTGAGGAAGCCATTGCCCAGGCCGCCTGTAAGGCTGCCGTGAAGGCCCGGGATCACCTGAGCCTGCGGGAAGTGGAGGAACTGGTGGTGGCACTGGCCTCCGCCGAAATGCCCTATACCTGCCCCCATGGCCGCCCGACCCTGATCTACACGTCATTCAAGGAACTGGCGCGGAAGTTTGGGAGAGAGTAG
- the ilvN gene encoding acetolactate synthase small subunit, with the protein MTTNPILSTSNTAPTSTAPVIHTLSVYVSNNPGVLARIAQCFSRRGFNIESLVVSPAMDGKFSRMTIGASGNPDGLEQIIKQVSKLIDVLRCVDHTGDNAVIKELVMIKVAVNPAERAEVLQIGEHFGCKNLDMTETSMILMFAGKTEKIDTAIRMLKKFKIIELVRTGKIVMSRGEGVS; encoded by the coding sequence ATGACAACCAATCCGATTCTGAGCACAAGTAACACGGCCCCCACCTCCACCGCACCGGTGATCCACACGTTGAGTGTGTATGTCTCCAACAACCCCGGTGTGCTGGCACGCATTGCGCAATGTTTTTCCCGGCGGGGCTTCAACATCGAATCGCTGGTGGTGTCGCCGGCCATGGACGGGAAGTTCTCCCGCATGACGATCGGGGCCAGCGGGAATCCGGACGGCCTGGAGCAGATCATCAAGCAGGTCAGCAAACTGATTGACGTGCTCCGCTGTGTGGACCACACCGGCGATAATGCCGTCATCAAGGAGCTCGTCATGATCAAGGTGGCGGTGAACCCCGCCGAGCGGGCAGAGGTGCTTCAAATCGGCGAGCACTTCGGCTGCAAGAATCTAGACATGACGGAGACCTCCATGATCCTGATGTTTGCCGGGAAAACGGAAAAAATCGATACCGCCATCCGCATGCTCAAGAAATTCAAGATCATCGAACTGGTTCGCACCGGTAAAATCGTGATGAGCCGGGGAGAGGGAGTGTCGTAA
- the ilvB gene encoding biosynthetic-type acetolactate synthase large subunit, which yields MTATAGSTKTGKKTANKSPGSTDSAASASLDGGQAIIKCLENNGVEYIWGYPGGSAIPIFDALITTKTKIKMVLVRHEQGATHMADGYARATGKPGVVLVTSGPGATNTITGIMTAHMDSVPMIVLTGQTISPMIGKDAFQEADVFGLTMPVVKHSYLVKSANDIPRIMKEAFHIATTGRPGPVIIDIPKDLSSAPCTAPLDAEMDLPGYGMPPALDLKQVQDIAAALNRSTRPLLLCGHGVLISSAVPALRALAEKLGAPVTSTLLGKGGFPEDHPLSLGMLGMHGTAYANKAMEECDLIMSIGSRYDDRITGKASLFCKNAIRIHIDIDWAEIDKMIKVHHYCVGDARAVLEELIKHISSLDTKAWLARLDGYKKHYPLKYRMQGGLKMQQVMDELNKMLPPDAIVSTDVGQHQMWAAQFIKTVQPDTWISSGGAGTMGFGFPAAIGAQFGKPNSQVWAIVGDGGFQMTLCELATACIHKLPVKILVFNNHYLGMVRQWQELFYESRESGVNLEGNPDFAKLAEAYPGAKGLTLKRPADIHKILKRAMEYREGPCVINVECVKSENVYPMVPAGRPVEDMILEAPKSKLEKPTGST from the coding sequence ATGACAGCAACGGCAGGTTCGACAAAAACAGGCAAAAAGACAGCCAATAAGTCACCCGGCAGCACTGACAGTGCCGCCAGCGCCTCACTTGACGGCGGGCAGGCGATCATCAAATGTCTCGAAAACAATGGCGTCGAGTACATCTGGGGCTATCCGGGCGGATCCGCCATCCCCATCTTTGACGCGCTCATCACCACCAAGACCAAAATCAAAATGGTCCTGGTCCGGCACGAACAGGGGGCCACCCATATGGCGGATGGCTATGCCCGCGCCACGGGCAAGCCGGGCGTGGTCCTGGTGACCAGCGGGCCGGGGGCCACGAATACGATTACCGGCATCATGACCGCGCACATGGACTCGGTCCCGATGATCGTGCTCACCGGCCAGACGATTTCGCCTATGATCGGAAAAGACGCCTTTCAGGAAGCCGACGTGTTCGGGCTCACCATGCCGGTGGTCAAACACTCCTACCTGGTGAAGTCCGCCAATGATATCCCGCGGATCATGAAGGAGGCGTTCCATATTGCCACCACCGGCCGGCCGGGCCCGGTGATCATTGATATCCCGAAGGATCTCAGCTCCGCCCCCTGCACGGCCCCCCTGGATGCCGAGATGGATCTGCCGGGGTACGGCATGCCGCCGGCCCTCGACCTGAAACAGGTGCAGGATATAGCCGCCGCGCTCAACCGGTCGACCCGCCCGCTGCTTCTCTGCGGTCACGGGGTGCTGATTTCTTCCGCTGTTCCGGCCTTGCGGGCCCTGGCGGAAAAACTGGGGGCCCCGGTGACAAGTACGCTCCTCGGCAAGGGCGGCTTCCCGGAGGATCACCCCCTGTCCCTCGGCATGCTGGGCATGCACGGCACCGCCTATGCCAACAAGGCCATGGAAGAGTGCGACCTGATCATGTCCATCGGCTCACGCTACGATGACCGCATCACCGGGAAGGCGTCACTGTTCTGCAAGAACGCGATCCGGATTCACATCGACATTGATTGGGCGGAAATCGACAAGATGATCAAGGTCCACCATTACTGCGTGGGAGATGCCCGCGCGGTACTGGAGGAGCTGATCAAGCACATTTCCTCACTCGACACCAAGGCCTGGCTGGCCCGTCTGGACGGATATAAAAAACACTACCCGCTGAAGTACCGGATGCAGGGGGGGCTGAAAATGCAGCAGGTGATGGACGAACTCAACAAGATGCTTCCCCCGGACGCCATTGTGAGCACCGATGTGGGCCAGCACCAGATGTGGGCCGCCCAATTCATCAAAACGGTCCAACCGGACACCTGGATCAGTTCGGGCGGGGCCGGCACCATGGGCTTCGGGTTCCCTGCCGCCATTGGCGCGCAGTTCGGCAAACCCAACTCGCAGGTCTGGGCGATTGTGGGCGATGGCGGGTTCCAGATGACCCTGTGCGAATTGGCCACCGCCTGCATCCATAAACTACCCGTGAAAATCCTGGTGTTCAACAATCACTATCTGGGCATGGTCCGGCAGTGGCAGGAGCTGTTTTATGAATCACGCGAAAGCGGGGTCAATCTGGAAGGCAATCCCGACTTTGCCAAGCTCGCGGAAGCCTACCCGGGCGCCAAGGGGCTGACCCTGAAGCGTCCGGCCGATATCCATAAGATCCTGAAACGGGCGATGGAGTATCGTGAGGGGCCCTGTGTGATCAATGTCGAGTGCGTGAAGAGCGAAAACGTGTATCCCATGGTCCCCGCCGGCCGCCCGGTGGAGGATATGATCCTGGAAGCACCGAAATCCAAACTTGAAAAGCCCACCGGCTCCACTTGA
- a CDS encoding AraC family transcriptional regulator — translation MILWSTIFNTLGPFTRLPRLLCVSSEVRRDSSYHLIGRLRAKETHAIFKYTLSGAGRFRDGKGVHEVPPEHGFLCEVGDPDISYYYPPGAREPWIFVFIVFDGECAIQWARDLVKQAGPLFHLPRESGVVEQLCSFGKEETQHRVIQAGWGAEFVLSLLLALTRSREDGAIPPDADGVVRRVQEFVANHLDRDINGKEIATRLRISREHLSRVFHSQTGTTLHTYILRQKMEYASHLLKHSDYNIKEVASHLGYESPAHFGRTFRRIKAMTPGAFKAEGQLH, via the coding sequence ATGATCCTCTGGAGCACCATTTTCAATACCCTGGGGCCATTTACACGGCTGCCGCGCCTGTTGTGCGTCTCGAGTGAAGTGCGCCGTGACAGCAGCTATCACCTGATCGGACGGCTCAGGGCGAAGGAGACGCACGCGATTTTCAAGTACACGCTCTCCGGGGCCGGCCGGTTTCGTGATGGGAAGGGCGTGCATGAGGTGCCTCCCGAGCACGGCTTCCTCTGCGAAGTCGGAGATCCCGACATTTCCTACTATTACCCCCCGGGCGCCCGGGAGCCCTGGATCTTTGTGTTTATCGTATTTGACGGGGAGTGCGCCATCCAGTGGGCCCGCGATCTGGTGAAGCAGGCGGGCCCCCTATTCCATCTCCCGCGCGAATCAGGCGTGGTTGAGCAGCTCTGCTCCTTTGGCAAGGAAGAGACGCAGCATCGCGTCATTCAAGCCGGCTGGGGGGCGGAGTTCGTCCTTTCCCTGCTGCTCGCCCTCACGCGCTCCCGGGAAGACGGTGCGATCCCGCCTGATGCCGATGGCGTGGTCCGGCGGGTGCAGGAATTTGTGGCCAACCACCTTGACCGGGATATCAATGGAAAAGAGATTGCCACCCGACTGCGGATTTCACGTGAACATCTCTCGCGAGTATTCCACAGTCAGACCGGCACCACCCTCCACACTTATATCCTGAGGCAGAAAATGGAGTATGCCAGCCACCTGCTCAAACATTCTGACTATAACATCAAGGAAGTCGCCAGCCACCTCGGCTATGAGTCCCCTGCCCATTTCGGACGCACCTTCCGCCGGATCAAGGCGATGACCCCGGGCGCCTTCAAGGCCGAAGGACAATTGCATTAG
- a CDS encoding alpha-glucosidase/alpha-galactosidase has product MFKKITLLGAGSGFMQPLFTDILNIEGMESGIIGLVDIDAARLKVNLKLMQRVLALMGKTGWTIQASTDRREVLKGTDYLISTIEVSGTACVRFDNDIPLRYGIDQCIGDTIGPGGVMKALRTLPVFVEILRDAKKYCPHAIIMNYTNPMSIMTLGSTRVTDQPLVGLCHSVQGSSRNFASYAGVPYEETTWKCGGINHMAWFTEFSWRGHDLYPVVREAMKKTSVYEKDPVRLEMMKEFGLYVTESSGHFSEYVPYFRKRKDLIKKFCRKDYLGGSSFYADNWPRWRQETDKKRVAMANGTQDINLTRGHEYASDIIEAHAFNRPKIIYASVPNTGLIPNLPQTGVVEVAVLVDRRGYMPTYFGPLPEQVAALCRSNMAVFELAVDGILNHNRESVIQAMMVDPLSAAVCSPQEVRQMADELFRAEKAYIPEWLQVKKVKNTDAVVAQQVRKQVAALSKKASVKTGDAAAQVSSMAARNVK; this is encoded by the coding sequence ATGTTTAAAAAAATTACGTTGTTGGGTGCGGGGAGCGGGTTCATGCAACCCCTGTTCACGGATATTCTGAATATTGAAGGGATGGAGAGCGGGATCATCGGGCTGGTGGATATTGATGCCGCCCGGCTGAAGGTCAACCTCAAGCTCATGCAGCGCGTGTTGGCGTTGATGGGGAAGACGGGCTGGACCATTCAGGCGTCGACCGACCGGCGTGAAGTCCTCAAGGGCACGGACTACCTGATCAGCACGATCGAGGTCTCCGGTACCGCCTGTGTGCGGTTCGACAACGACATTCCCCTCAGGTACGGGATTGATCAATGCATCGGCGATACCATCGGACCGGGCGGCGTGATGAAGGCGCTGCGGACCCTGCCGGTGTTCGTGGAGATTCTGCGCGATGCGAAGAAATACTGTCCCCATGCGATCATCATGAATTACACCAACCCGATGTCGATCATGACGTTGGGCAGTACGCGGGTAACCGATCAGCCGCTGGTGGGCCTCTGTCATTCCGTGCAGGGCTCGTCCCGCAATTTCGCCAGCTATGCCGGTGTGCCGTACGAGGAAACCACCTGGAAATGCGGCGGCATCAACCACATGGCCTGGTTTACCGAGTTTTCCTGGCGCGGTCATGACCTGTATCCGGTGGTGCGCGAGGCGATGAAGAAAACGAGCGTCTATGAGAAGGATCCCGTCCGCCTGGAAATGATGAAGGAGTTCGGTCTCTATGTGACGGAGTCCAGCGGTCATTTCTCGGAATATGTGCCGTATTTCCGCAAGCGGAAAGACCTGATCAAGAAATTCTGCCGCAAGGACTATCTGGGCGGGTCCAGTTTCTATGCGGACAACTGGCCGCGCTGGCGGCAGGAGACGGACAAGAAGCGTGTGGCCATGGCGAATGGGACCCAGGACATCAACCTGACGCGCGGGCACGAATATGCGTCGGATATCATTGAGGCCCATGCCTTCAACCGGCCCAAAATCATTTATGCCTCCGTTCCCAATACCGGCCTGATTCCCAACCTGCCGCAGACCGGCGTGGTGGAGGTGGCGGTCCTCGTGGATCGACGCGGCTATATGCCGACCTATTTCGGCCCCTTGCCGGAGCAGGTGGCGGCGCTCTGCCGCAGCAACATGGCGGTGTTCGAGTTGGCGGTGGATGGAATTTTGAATCACAACCGGGAATCCGTCATTCAGGCGATGATGGTGGACCCGCTGTCGGCGGCCGTCTGCTCGCCCCAGGAAGTGCGCCAAATGGCCGATGAACTGTTCCGGGCCGAGAAGGCCTATATTCCCGAGTGGCTGCAAGTCAAAAAAGTCAAAAACACGGATGCGGTGGTGGCGCAACAGGTCCGTAAGCAGGTGGCGGCGCTCAGCAAAAAGGCCAGTGTCAAAACGGGCGATGCCGCCGCGCAAGTCTCCTCCATGGCCGCACGGAACGTGAAATAA
- a CDS encoding serine dehydratase beta chain: MMPSLLGLYRIGQGPSSSHTMGPVRAARLFLSRHPGDTPVRVTLFGALAATGRGHLTDAAIHEVLGRRLEGIVWQPDVFLPRHPNALRLELIQAGQPYDSWTVYSIGGGALAADDGLEEQTGGLYALTTMEGILQWCHNQGQPLTPV, translated from the coding sequence ATGATGCCCTCCCTTCTTGGCCTCTACCGGATCGGACAGGGCCCGTCCAGCAGTCACACCATGGGGCCGGTGCGGGCGGCCCGGCTATTCCTCTCCAGGCATCCGGGCGACACCCCGGTTCGCGTGACCCTGTTCGGCGCTTTGGCGGCTACCGGGCGGGGGCATCTGACCGATGCCGCGATTCACGAGGTGCTTGGTCGCCGGTTGGAAGGGATCGTCTGGCAGCCGGACGTTTTTCTTCCCCGCCATCCCAATGCCTTGCGTTTGGAACTGATCCAGGCGGGGCAGCCTTACGACTCGTGGACGGTGTATAGTATCGGGGGCGGGGCGCTGGCGGCGGATGATGGACTGGAGGAGCAGACGGGCGGCCTTTACGCGCTGACCACCATGGAGGGGATCCTGCAATGGTGTCATAACCAAGGACAGCCCTTGACACCAGTATGA